From a single Bacillus gobiensis genomic region:
- a CDS encoding LolA family protein, whose translation MRKSFVLLFIGLLGVILLSACGQKSQDEVVNGLEKKVKEYTSYKATAKMVIETGEEPQEYKVEIWHKKPDYYRVYLENSKKDQHQVILRNGNGVFVLTPSLNKSFRFQSDWPTNSSQVYLFDSLVNDIKKDTEAEFSTNEENYVFETKTNYQHNQSLPVQEIVLNKKNLAPKSVKVMDTDRKEMVKVDFEKFAFDEPLEKESFDEKKNMTLSHMDIATSAEASDDFAVAAPVYLPEGTEKLEEKEISTADGKRIITTYGGKHSFTLIQEKARVAQSAASVTASGNPVDLGFAIGALTDNSVSWTYDGVEYLLASDNIEQEELVQIAKSVYGQSTK comes from the coding sequence GTGAGAAAAAGCTTTGTTTTGCTTTTTATAGGACTGCTTGGTGTCATTCTTCTTTCTGCATGCGGTCAAAAGTCTCAGGATGAAGTAGTAAACGGCCTGGAAAAAAAGGTAAAAGAATATACTTCGTATAAAGCAACTGCGAAAATGGTAATTGAAACAGGAGAAGAGCCTCAGGAATACAAGGTAGAAATTTGGCATAAGAAGCCAGATTACTACAGAGTCTATTTAGAAAATTCTAAAAAAGATCAGCATCAGGTCATCCTTCGGAATGGCAACGGGGTGTTTGTCCTCACTCCGTCTCTCAATAAAAGCTTTCGTTTCCAAAGTGATTGGCCAACGAACAGCAGCCAGGTTTACTTGTTTGATTCCCTTGTAAACGACATTAAAAAAGACACAGAGGCAGAGTTTAGCACGAACGAAGAAAATTATGTGTTTGAAACGAAAACGAATTATCAGCATAATCAATCGCTGCCTGTTCAAGAAATCGTTTTAAATAAAAAAAATCTTGCTCCAAAATCAGTAAAAGTCATGGACACGGACCGTAAAGAGATGGTTAAAGTTGATTTTGAAAAGTTTGCCTTCGACGAACCGCTTGAAAAGGAATCGTTTGATGAGAAGAAAAATATGACTCTTTCCCATATGGATATAGCTACGAGTGCAGAAGCCTCTGATGATTTTGCTGTTGCCGCTCCGGTGTATTTGCCTGAAGGAACGGAAAAGCTGGAAGAAAAAGAAATATCAACGGCAGATGGAAAACGGATCATTACGACATATGGCGGAAAGCATTCATTTACGTTAATACAAGAAAAAGCACGTGTCGCGCAATCCGCGGCATCTGTTACAGCAAGCGGAAACCCGGTTGATCTCGGGTTTGCGATCGGCGCCTTAACAGACAATTCAGTTTCTTGGACGTATGACGGAGTGGAGTATTTGCTTGCGTCTGATAATATCGAGCAGGAAGAGCTTGTTCAAATAGCGAAGAGCGTGTATGGACAGTCTACAAAATAG